Genomic window (Thiosulfatimonas sediminis):
CTAAAAAGTCTAATATACAAGCGTTAGCTTATAAAGTATGAAGAGTACTGTTTGGCGTTTGATGTTATGGAGTCTGCAATGCGTAAAGTAAAGTATGCCATCATTGGTGCGGGAACCTCTGGGTTGACTGCGATGTCTTATCTACAGCAATTAGGAGAGGATTTTGTGTTAATTCAAGGGGGGGCTTACGGCACTACCTGTGCACGAGTCGGCTGTATGCCGTCCAAAGCGATGATTCATGCGGCTAATCATTATTATCAACGTAATCATTTTGCGGAACTTGGCATTGAAAAAGGTGAACAGCTAAACGTGGATTTGCCCAAGGTTTTGCAACGGATACGTCAGTTGCGGGACCGTTTTACCGGCGGGGTGAAAAAAAATTCAACGGATGGCTTGTCGGCGGAACAGTTAATTGAAGGCTTTGCTCAATTTGTTGGGCCGAATCAGTTGGAAGTGAATGGCGAAATAATTCAAGCTGAGCGCATTATTTTGGCTAATGGTTCGCGTCCAGTCGTGCCGCAAGCTTGGCAGGTAATTGGCGATAAGCTTTGGACCAGTGATGATATTTTTGAACAGACTGATTTACCAAAACGCATAGCGGTCATCGGGCTTGGTGTGATTGGCCTGGAATTGGGGCAGGCTTTGGCTCGTTTGGGTGTTGAGGTAACTGGTATTGAGATGCAAAACACCTTAGGAGGTCTGACAGAACCTGCTCTGATAGAACTTGCCGTGGCCGAGTTTAGCAAGGAATTTACGGTTCATTTGGGTCAAGCGGCAGAGGTGTGTTTGAATCCAGAAAACCAGGAAGAGGTGGCGATAAGGTTAGGTGATAAGACGATTTACGTCGATGCGGTTTTAGCGTCTTTAGGTCGACGTTCAAATATTGATAATTTGAATTTGGCGGCGGCTGGCATTGGGGTGGATGCGCGCGGAATGCCTCCTTTTAATGTGCATACGATGCAGATTATGGATAGGCCAATTTTTATCGCCGGCGATGCAAATGGCTATCGTCCGATTTTGCATGAGGCTGGTGATGAAGGGCGTATGGCAGTGCTGAATGCCGTCTCTTATCCACAAATTCAGTCTTTTGCGCGCAAAGTCCCTTTGGGGGTCGCGTTTAGCGACCCTCAAATCGCATTGATTGGGCAGCGCTATGCTGATTGTGTTGGTGAACAGACTCTGAGTGTGACTTTTCCGCTTAGTTGCGCGAATGGCCGTGCCATTGTGATGGGCCAGGATAAGGGGGCGATCTGTCTCTTTGCTGACAAACAGAGTAAAAAGTTATTGGGCGCTGAGTTATTTATGGCTGATGCTGAACATCTCGCGCACGGTCTGGCTTGGATGTTGCAACAACAGATGACAGTTGCACAGTGGTTGCGCATGCCGTTCTATCATCCCGTGTTGGAAGAGGCTTTGCAATCGGCATTACGCCAGTTAGCGCGGCAGTTGTATCCTGAGCAGAGTAATTGGTTGGCAGCTGAGTTAAGTCCGTTGGAGTGATAATGCGATCAAAGCACAGCAAGCACAGTGGTTTCAAAGTAAAGCGCTTGTGGATGTTTCTTTGCAAAATTTGCTTTTGTTGTTGTCCGTTTTGTCACGTGTTAACCGGATGGTAGGCAGATTCCTGCTGAGTCAACGTATTCTGTTCTTGATTTATTTGGACTTACTCAGCGTCTCCTTAGAATTTTCAAGAGCCCCTAGCTTTAAAGCGGTGACTGTGCGCTAATGGCAAAAGAATTTGATGATTGAAGACGTCTTTAATAATGATTTAAAAGAGTTTTGTTATAATGACGACAAATTTTACAGACGATTGTGCTGTTTTCCTTGACCATAGCGGCTTTACGGCCGCCTTAAAGCCTGTTTGGAGAGTGAACACAGGCTGGTTAGGGATTAGGCAAATCCAAAACTTAGATGGAAGCAAGTGACTACTGAAACGCAAACCGATTTAATCGACCCGCACGCCGAGCGTGAAGCCGAAAAATATGATAATCCTATCCCAAGCCGTGAATTGATTTCGCAGACGCTCGAAGAAGAATCCAAACCACTACGTATCTTTGAAATTGCCCGGATTTTGCAAGTAGATGAAGATGATGAAGAACGTTTTGAAGCGTTGAATCGTCGTTTGAAAGCGATGGTTCGTGACGGCCAATTAATTCGTAATCGACGAGGTGCATTTGGTTTGTTGAAGAAGATGGATTTAATTCGTGGACGAGTTCTGGGGCATCCGGACGGTTTTGGATTTGTGGTTCCTGAAGAGGGCGGAAAAGATCTGTTTTTGTCAGAAAAAGAGATGCACAAAGTGTTGCACGGTGACCGTGTTATTGCATCGATTGTTGGTGAAGATCGCCGTGGTCGTCATGAAGGGGCCATCATTGAGGTGATTGAGCATTGCACTGACGAATTGCTTGGACGTTTAACTTTTGAAGGTACTTTAGCGTGGGTTCGTCCAGACAATAATCGGATTGCACAGGATATTTTTATTCCGCAAGACGGTTTGAAAGATGCGAAAGAAAATCAGATTGTTCTGACTAAAATCCTACACCAGCCATCAGCGCGTTCAGGGCCGATTGGTAAAATTGTTGAAGTACTGGGGGATTTTATGGATCCCGGTATGGAGATTGATTCTGCGATTCACGCGCATAATATTCCAAATACTTGGTCGGATGAGTTGCAAGCGGAGTTGGCGCAAATTCCGGATGAAGTAACGGAAGCAGACTTGGACGGGCGCAAGGATTTACGTACCTTGCAGCTGGTGACCATCGATGGTGCGGATACCAAAGATTTTGATGACGCGGTTTATGCAAAGCGTCGTAAAAACGGTGGTTGGAAGCTGGTTGTGGCGATTGCGGATGTTTCGCATTATGTTAAACCTGGAACCGAGCTGGATAAAGAAGCGTATAAGCGCGGTAATTCTGTTTATTTTCCGCAGCGTGTCGTGCCAATGTTGCCGTCAAAATTGTCTGATGGTTTGTGTTCGCTTAATCCGCACGTTGACCGTTTATGTATGGTTGCGGATATGGCAATTGATGCCAGTGGGAAATTAGAGCGTACTCAGTTTTATCAAGCGGTCATGAACTCTAAAGCGCGTTTAACCTATTCGCAGGTGCACGAGATGATTGTTGATCATCAATCTCCATTGCGTGAAGAGTTTGCCGAACAGCTAGAGAATGTCGATACCTTATTTGAATTATTCAAGGTACTGCAATCGGCGCGTGAAGAGCGCGGAGCTCTGGAATTTGATACTACTGAAACCCGTATCGTCTTTGATGATGAACGCAAAATTGAAGAAATTGTGCCAGTCGTTCGTAATGATGCACACAAGCTGATTGAAGAATGTATGCTGATGGCGAACGTTGCTACCGCTCGTTTCTTAAAGTGGCATAAAATCCCCACTTTGTACCGTGTGCATGAATCACCGATGGCGGATCGTTTGCAGAATTTGCGTACGTTTTTGGCTGACTTTAATTTACAGCTTGCTGGAGGTGATACACCGACGGCGCACGATTATGCCGATGTGTCGCGTCAAGTAGCGGGCAAGCCTTACGAGCATTTGGTGCAAACTGTTATGTTGCGCTCAATGAACCAAGCGGTTTATCACCCTGATAACAAAGGCCATTTTGGCTTGAATTATGAAAACTACACGCATTTTACGTCGCCTATTCGTCGTTATCCGGATCTGTTAGTGCATCGTGCAATTCGTTATGTTTGGGGCAAGCAGCCGATTGAAAACTTCAATTATGATGAAGCTAAAATGGTCGAATTGGGGCAGCATTGTTCTGACACTGAGCGCCGTGCAGATGAGGCCACGCGAGATGCAGTCACCTTCTTGAAATGCGAGTTTTTATCACATCGCTTAGGCGAAGAGTATGAAGCGGTGATTACCGCAGCGACGAACTTTGGTCTGTTTGTCGAAATTGATCCTTTGTATGTTGAGGGCTTGGTACACATTACTGAGTTGGGAGATGATTATTTCCATTACGACAATGCGCGCCACTGTTTGAAAGGTGAGCGCAGTGGTAAAGTGTATCGTTTAGGCGACCGTATCAAAGTTCAGGTAGCGCAAGTTAATCTGGATGATCGCAAAGTCGATTTACGTTTTATTGAAAGCTTGGTTAGTGATGATTTCTCAGCTGAAAGTGATGTCGCTTCTGATGCCCATGACGATTCGAATGATGAGGATGACAACAAACGCAAGCCGCGTAAAAAACGTTTTTACCGTAAAAAACGCAGCGGGCGTGCTAAGCCAAAAGCGAAGGATTGATCTGTGAAGCAGCAGCTTATTTTTGGTTTGCATTCGGTGGAGCGTTTTTTAAAGCAGGCACCGCAGTCGGTTTTTAGCATTCAATTTATCAAGGGTCGCTTGAATCCACGTCAGCAAAATCTGTTAGATCAGGCTCGTGCTTTGGGTTTAAATGTTGAATTAGTTAATAAATCAGCGTTTGATAAAGCGGATGGCAATCACCAAGGGGTGATGGCCATGGTGGAAAAACAGAAAGATTTAACCGAAGTGGATTTGCTCAAGATCGCCGAAGGAAAATCAAATCCTCTTTTTGTTTTTTTGGATGAAGTGCAAGATCCGCATAATTTAGGCGCGATTTTACGCACAGCGGATGCGGTTGGGGTTGATGCTGTGGTGATTCCTAAAAATCAGTCAGTTGGTATGAATGCTACCGTTCGTAAGGTTGCATGTGGTGCCGCCGATACCGTTAAGTTAGTGGTCGTCACGAATTTGGTACGAACCATCAAAGATCTACAACAGCAGGGTATGTGGATGGTTGGTTTAGCTGGAGAAACTGAGCAGACTATCTATCAAATCGATTTTAAAGGTTCGATTGGTATCGTGATGGGGGCAGAAGGCTCTGGCTTGCGTCGTTTAACGCGAGAAGCTTGTGATCATTTGGCTGCCATACCAATGGCCGGTGTAGTGGAAAGTTTGAATGTGTCTGTTGCCACAGGTGTCACGCTTTATGAAGCGATGCGCCAGCGTAATCTATAGTTCCATCGAATTTTTTGGTAAAAAACGCGCTCATAAGGCGCGTTTTTTGTTTGTGTGAAAGATAAATTGGATATGTCGATTTTAAGCGAGATAGATGTCGCCCTGTTCGTCAGTCCGAATCGCAATTGGCGTTAAGTGTTCGCCCCAGCAAGGGCCATCAATACATTCGCCGTCAGCAATATTGAAAAATGCATCATGCACCGAGCACTTTAGGGTGTTTTCAAATGGATTGACGTCAATTTTATAGGCTTCGTTTAATGGCACATTTTGATGTGGGCAGTTGTTTTCATAAGCGCGTACGGTATTTTCGTGCAGGATTAAAATGATGCTGCCAGTACTGCCAACGTCAATAACCGTGGCTTTTGCTTTACTGAGTTTTTTAATGTTAGCGATGGCACGGTTTTCTGCTTTAACGTTTAAGATGTCATCCAAGCCGCGTTTTTGAATTTTTTGTGCTGCCAATTGATTAGCAAATTTACACGCTTCACTTAATGAATTGCCGTTAAGCAATTGATGGATTAGGCCGGCATTAAAAGTATCGCCAGCCCCTAAAGTGTCAATAACCGGATTTACCGGAATGGCAGGAATATGCTCTATGGAATTGTTAATCGCTTTAAGCCATACGCCTTTTGCGCCCCAAGTGCAGACAAGGTTGCTATTCGGCGCTAACTGGCTCATCGCTTCTAAAAGTTGTACCGCATCGGTAAATTGCTTCGCTATCGCGTAGTGGTGTGAAAAAATCACTAGATTTGCGAGCGGTAGCAAAGCTTCAATGTTTTCTCGCGGTTTCTCAACTTCCAGTGAAATCGGTTGCTTGTCTAAAAACGTCTTACTGATATTTAACATGCCTTGAAGGTTTTCAATATTTCTACCTTCAAAATGGAGCCAATCGAAATTTTCAATTTCAATTTTGGCAAAGAACTCAAAACTTACCTCTGGTAAATCGCGATAGTGCACAATCGTACGGCTGCCGTTATGCGCATTTAAGGTAACGATGGAGTTGGGTGTGCTGCCTTGAATGAATTTTTGAATGTGAGTGCAGTCAATTCCATGATCTTGCATGCCGCTGATAAGTTGTTTTGACTCACTATCGGTTGCTGCGGTGGTGCAAATTGAAGTAGCGTGACCAAGTTGATTTAGTACATATAACGTGTTGTTTACATTGCCCCCAATTTGATGTGTTTTAGACAGTGCACGCATTTCTTGATCTTCTTTAGGGTGCTGTTCAACACTAAAAATGGTATCCAGCACAGCATTACCTATGGCAAGAATTTTGGCCATTATGAGATTCCTTTATTAAATTTTTCTATCAGTGGCGGATATTTTATGGAATTTTAGCATAACTGTTGTTCGGAAAAGTTTTCCATAAAAAGACCGAAAATAATGCTAACAAGTCTTGACAATTTAAAAAGTGAATAAAGTTGGTTTTCATAGCTTGACAAGTCGTTAATTATTTTAGTGAGTGCTAATGTTTTTAGCTTGTTAGCATTGATAACTTTATGATTTATAAAGAAAAAAATGTTGCAATACTGTGTTTCCTAAAATAGGCGTTGGGAGGAGTTTTTCCACAGAATCTGTGGATAACTTTGTGAGTAAGTATCAGATAAGTCGGCAAACTCTTGATGGTTCATGGGGCTTTCGAGGACTGATTAAAATTTAGTCAAATAGTTTTTTTTGAGTTAAAATAACTATTTGGGTGGAAATTTTTCTAGTACAATAAGTATTTATGTGTACATAAGATAATAGAATGTCTTTAGTACTGTTTCGTATTCCCAAAAGAGATACAATCAAAACTTGATTAGGGACAATTAAGTAGACGGTTCATATGAGTGAAGTAAAGTCAGCATTTAACGTTAGTTGCAAAAACTGTGGTTTGCAAAAAATTTGTTTTCCAACCGGTTTGCAAAAAGACGAGATAGATCGCCTTGATAGTTTTGTAGAGCGCCGTGCCCCTCTTAAAAAAGGGCAGCATCTATTTGAGGCACACGATAAATTTAATGCGTTATACGCAATTAGAGCGGGCGTTGTAAAGCTCTATTCGTTTACCGACACGGGTGAGGAGATTGTGCATGGCTTCTATCTACCCGGAGATGTTTTAGGTATCGATGCGTTGGGTTCTCGAATGCATCAGTACAACGCAATTGCGTTGGATACAACCAGTGTGTGTAGTTTGCCATTTGATAAGTTTTCGCAAATGACTGAAGAAGTGCCGCAGCTGAATAAGCAGATGATGAATGTAATCAGTAAAGAAGTTCTGGATGGTCGAATGCATTCTGAATTGTTGGTGAGACGTAACGCTGACCAACGTGTTGCACAGTTTATTTGGAATATGTCAGAGCGTTATCGAAGCCGCGGTTATGCAAGTTCAGAATTTAGACTCAGTATTTTACATCGTGATGTGGCTGTGTATCTAGGATTAACGCCCGAAACGGTTTCGCGTATTTTAGCCAAATTCAATTCTGAAGGGATTGCTACTTGGAAAAAGAAAGAAGTAGTAATTCATAACATGGATAGATTGTTATATACCGCAGGGGTTCAAACGGCTTGCGATAGTTGCAATAAAGCATCAGCTTAACTTCGTAACAAAAAAAATTACAGATTTTTGCTGAGACTGATTTAAATCAATATTTATATATTGTATTTATGTTTCAATAGTGTTTGTGAAGACGTTGAGTCTTTGAAAGGTTTTCTCAACGGTTTTCATAATGTAGCCCGCTTGCCCGGCAGTCAAATGCCGGGATTTTTTTATAGCAACTATTTTTATTCTTAAATATATGTGTGCTATATAAAAACTGAGATTATATTAACAAAGTTTTAATAAAAAATTTACTGGCATAAGTACGTATTTTGTTGTTTTTTATTAAAATTTTTCAGTATTTATCCTGTTTCTTGGTCTTTAAGGCTCTTTTGAGTCGTTTCAATATAATCTTTTTCTTATCACCCTTTGCTCGATACTTTTTTTTTATACTGAATCCGGTATAGTTGTATGCATTGTTTAGTCTTAAATATTTAAAAGAAAAGGTGGCATAAATGGTTCAAAATTTAGTTAAGTATTTTGCTGTTGCAGCTATAGGTTCGGCGTTGATTGGTTGTAGCGCCACGCCAGAAATTGAAGATGGTTATAAATACGAAGAGCAAAAGCAGGCGGTTGGTGATGTCTCTCCAGCAGTTGCAAAGGTTTCGATGAATGACGGTGCTGCTGATTTGAATGGCGCCAATAAAAATTCAGACGGCTTGAGTAATGAACAATTAAAAGCGATGTTGAGCGGTAAAGTGGTCTATTTTGATTATGACCGTTCTGATGTACGTGCTGAGTTTTATGAAGTGATAAAGCTTAATGCGCAATACTTGAACAAAAATCCAAGTATGAATGTAACCGTTGCGGGTCACTGTGATGAACGCGGTTCTCGAGAATACAACTTGGCGTTAGGTGAACGTCGTGCGATCTCCGTAAAAAATGCTTTGGTTTTTGAAGGTGTTAGTGCCAGTCGAATCAATGTAGTGAGTTTTGGTGAAGATATGCCAGCGATTGAAGGGCATACGGATTCAGCATGGGCGAAAAACCGTCGAGCAGAATTTAATTACTAAAAATTTTGCCTAGAGGTTGTTGAAGGTTCAACTTCCTTTAGGTTAATTTGAAACCTCTCTTTTGCAGAAAAGAGAGGTTTTTTTATAATTAAAATTTTCTTTTTTCTATTAAACAGCAAGTTAGCATAGGTTTTTGTATGGCAAATACGGCCCCTAAAGTAAATTATTTATCCGACTATCAGCCACCCAATTTTGCGATTGGATCGGTGTACCTTGAGTTTGACTTGCAGCCATTGGCAACGCGTGTGACCAATCGAATGCTGTTAACCAGAATGGCTGCAGGCGCTTTACATTTAGACGGTGAGAATCTCCAATTGATTTCGGTGACTTTAGATGGCTTAGAGGTTACGAATCAGTGTTTGATTGATGAAAACGGCTTGCAGTTAATGACCGATAAAGATCAATTTGAATTGGTGGTGGTAACTGAAATTGCGCCGCAGAGTAATACTGCTTTAGAAGGTCTTTATCGGACCAGTAATAACTACTGTACGCAGTGTGAGGCAGAAGGGTTTCGTAAAATCACTTACTACTTGGATCGTCCTGATGTATTGAGTGTTTTTACGACAAAAATTATTGCTGATAAATCTGAAAATCGCTATCTATTGGCGAATGGAAACATGGTCGAATCAGGTGATTTGGCTGATGGTAAACATTATGCTGTTTGGCTGGATCCGCACAAAAAACCTTGTTATCTGTTTGCTTTAGTTGCTGGTAATCTCGAAAAAATCACGGATACCTATACTACGGTAGAAGGTCGAGAAGTGCGTTTGGAAATTTTTGTTGAGCCGCGAAATATTGATAAATGTGATCATGCGATGCAGTCACTTAAGCGTTCGATGCAATGGGATGAACAGCGCTTTGGCCTAATTTATGATCTGGACATTTACATGATTGTTGCGGTAGATGATTTCAATATGGGCGCGATGGAGAATAAAGGGCTTAATGTCTTTAATTCCAAATTTGTTCTGGCGCAACCAGCAACGGCAACCGATGTTGATTATGAAGGAATTGAAGCGGTTATTGGACATGAGTATTTCCATAATTGGACGGGAAATCGCGTGACCTGCCGTGATTGGTTTCAATTGACCTTAAAAGAAGGTCTTACCGTTTTTCGCGATCAAGAATTTACTGCTGATATGCTCTCACCATCGGTTAAACGTATAGAAGACGTTAAACGCCTGCGCTCGAATCAATTTCCTGAAGATGCTGGGCCGATGGCACATCCGATTCAGCCACAATCTTATATTGAGATGAATAATTTCTATACCATGACGGTGTATGAGAAGGGCGCTGAAGTTGTGCGTTTGTATCATACTCTGCTGGGTGAGTCAGGTTTTCAGAAAGGAATGCAGTTATATTTTGCCCGTCATGATGGACAAGCGGTTACCGTGCAGGATTTCCGTCAGGCGATGGCGGATGCGAACGCTGTTGATTTAGCACAGATGCATAACTGGTATGTGCAGTCTGGTACGCCGCATCTGCAAGTCACTGCAGAGTATTATCCAGAGACGAAAACCTTCACGTTGACTTGTAAGCAGAGCCAACCTCAAACCAAAGATTTTGTTCCGTTACTTTTACCGATTGGTTTTGGAATGCTCGATCAACATGGTCAGCCGCTTATTCTAGAGCCGACTTTTGAGAGTGCAGCTCATGTTGAATTGCGTAGTAATACTCATGCCATTTTAAGAATGACGCAATTAGAGCAAAAATTTACTTTTATGGATGTGAGTTCGCCGCCAGTGCCATCGCTGTTACGCGGTTTTTCCGCACCGGTTAAGTTGCACTTTGAGTATTCCAATGCCGATTTAGCTCTGTTGGCGGCGGCCGATGAAGACAGTTTTGTGCGATGGGAAGCGATGCAGACCTTATTGTTGCGTACCATTCAGTCTAAGGTCTCAGCCTTGCAGTCGGGCTCAGAATTGGCGCTTTCTAATGAGGTTTTAGATGTAGCAAAAGCTTTGTTGGAAGATGAACAATTGGATGCTGCGTTGGTTGCGATGACCCTGAGTTTGCCGGAATTAGGTTATATCGGCGAGCAGTACCAAGAAGTGGATGTCGATGCAATTTATCAGGCGCATCATTGGTTAGAAAGTCAGTTGGCGCATGGTTTGCAGTCACAGTGGCTGGCCGCATATCAGCGTTGTCAAAACAATGGGCCTTATCAATATGACAAAATCCAGATTGCACA
Coding sequences:
- the rlmB gene encoding 23S rRNA (guanosine(2251)-2'-O)-methyltransferase RlmB, which gives rise to MKQQLIFGLHSVERFLKQAPQSVFSIQFIKGRLNPRQQNLLDQARALGLNVELVNKSAFDKADGNHQGVMAMVEKQKDLTEVDLLKIAEGKSNPLFVFLDEVQDPHNLGAILRTADAVGVDAVVIPKNQSVGMNATVRKVACGAADTVKLVVVTNLVRTIKDLQQQGMWMVGLAGETEQTIYQIDFKGSIGIVMGAEGSGLRRLTREACDHLAAIPMAGVVESLNVSVATGVTLYEAMRQRNL
- the fnr gene encoding fumarate/nitrate reduction transcriptional regulator Fnr; translation: MSEVKSAFNVSCKNCGLQKICFPTGLQKDEIDRLDSFVERRAPLKKGQHLFEAHDKFNALYAIRAGVVKLYSFTDTGEEIVHGFYLPGDVLGIDALGSRMHQYNAIALDTTSVCSLPFDKFSQMTEEVPQLNKQMMNVISKEVLDGRMHSELLVRRNADQRVAQFIWNMSERYRSRGYASSEFRLSILHRDVAVYLGLTPETVSRILAKFNSEGIATWKKKEVVIHNMDRLLYTAGVQTACDSCNKASA
- the pal gene encoding peptidoglycan-associated lipoprotein Pal encodes the protein MVQNLVKYFAVAAIGSALIGCSATPEIEDGYKYEEQKQAVGDVSPAVAKVSMNDGAADLNGANKNSDGLSNEQLKAMLSGKVVYFDYDRSDVRAEFYEVIKLNAQYLNKNPSMNVTVAGHCDERGSREYNLALGERRAISVKNALVFEGVSASRINVVSFGEDMPAIEGHTDSAWAKNRRAEFNY
- a CDS encoding PfkB family carbohydrate kinase, which gives rise to MAKILAIGNAVLDTIFSVEQHPKEDQEMRALSKTHQIGGNVNNTLYVLNQLGHATSICTTAATDSESKQLISGMQDHGIDCTHIQKFIQGSTPNSIVTLNAHNGSRTIVHYRDLPEVSFEFFAKIEIENFDWLHFEGRNIENLQGMLNISKTFLDKQPISLEVEKPRENIEALLPLANLVIFSHHYAIAKQFTDAVQLLEAMSQLAPNSNLVCTWGAKGVWLKAINNSIEHIPAIPVNPVIDTLGAGDTFNAGLIHQLLNGNSLSEACKFANQLAAQKIQKRGLDDILNVKAENRAIANIKKLSKAKATVIDVGSTGSIILILHENTVRAYENNCPHQNVPLNEAYKIDVNPFENTLKCSVHDAFFNIADGECIDGPCWGEHLTPIAIRTDEQGDIYLA
- the rnr gene encoding ribonuclease R, which encodes MTTETQTDLIDPHAEREAEKYDNPIPSRELISQTLEEESKPLRIFEIARILQVDEDDEERFEALNRRLKAMVRDGQLIRNRRGAFGLLKKMDLIRGRVLGHPDGFGFVVPEEGGKDLFLSEKEMHKVLHGDRVIASIVGEDRRGRHEGAIIEVIEHCTDELLGRLTFEGTLAWVRPDNNRIAQDIFIPQDGLKDAKENQIVLTKILHQPSARSGPIGKIVEVLGDFMDPGMEIDSAIHAHNIPNTWSDELQAELAQIPDEVTEADLDGRKDLRTLQLVTIDGADTKDFDDAVYAKRRKNGGWKLVVAIADVSHYVKPGTELDKEAYKRGNSVYFPQRVVPMLPSKLSDGLCSLNPHVDRLCMVADMAIDASGKLERTQFYQAVMNSKARLTYSQVHEMIVDHQSPLREEFAEQLENVDTLFELFKVLQSAREERGALEFDTTETRIVFDDERKIEEIVPVVRNDAHKLIEECMLMANVATARFLKWHKIPTLYRVHESPMADRLQNLRTFLADFNLQLAGGDTPTAHDYADVSRQVAGKPYEHLVQTVMLRSMNQAVYHPDNKGHFGLNYENYTHFTSPIRRYPDLLVHRAIRYVWGKQPIENFNYDEAKMVELGQHCSDTERRADEATRDAVTFLKCEFLSHRLGEEYEAVITAATNFGLFVEIDPLYVEGLVHITELGDDYFHYDNARHCLKGERSGKVYRLGDRIKVQVAQVNLDDRKVDLRFIESLVSDDFSAESDVASDAHDDSNDEDDNKRKPRKKRFYRKKRSGRAKPKAKD
- a CDS encoding dihydrolipoyl dehydrogenase; translation: MRKVKYAIIGAGTSGLTAMSYLQQLGEDFVLIQGGAYGTTCARVGCMPSKAMIHAANHYYQRNHFAELGIEKGEQLNVDLPKVLQRIRQLRDRFTGGVKKNSTDGLSAEQLIEGFAQFVGPNQLEVNGEIIQAERIILANGSRPVVPQAWQVIGDKLWTSDDIFEQTDLPKRIAVIGLGVIGLELGQALARLGVEVTGIEMQNTLGGLTEPALIELAVAEFSKEFTVHLGQAAEVCLNPENQEEVAIRLGDKTIYVDAVLASLGRRSNIDNLNLAAAGIGVDARGMPPFNVHTMQIMDRPIFIAGDANGYRPILHEAGDEGRMAVLNAVSYPQIQSFARKVPLGVAFSDPQIALIGQRYADCVGEQTLSVTFPLSCANGRAIVMGQDKGAICLFADKQSKKLLGAELFMADAEHLAHGLAWMLQQQMTVAQWLRMPFYHPVLEEALQSALRQLARQLYPEQSNWLAAELSPLE
- the pepN gene encoding aminopeptidase N, whose amino-acid sequence is MANTAPKVNYLSDYQPPNFAIGSVYLEFDLQPLATRVTNRMLLTRMAAGALHLDGENLQLISVTLDGLEVTNQCLIDENGLQLMTDKDQFELVVVTEIAPQSNTALEGLYRTSNNYCTQCEAEGFRKITYYLDRPDVLSVFTTKIIADKSENRYLLANGNMVESGDLADGKHYAVWLDPHKKPCYLFALVAGNLEKITDTYTTVEGREVRLEIFVEPRNIDKCDHAMQSLKRSMQWDEQRFGLIYDLDIYMIVAVDDFNMGAMENKGLNVFNSKFVLAQPATATDVDYEGIEAVIGHEYFHNWTGNRVTCRDWFQLTLKEGLTVFRDQEFTADMLSPSVKRIEDVKRLRSNQFPEDAGPMAHPIQPQSYIEMNNFYTMTVYEKGAEVVRLYHTLLGESGFQKGMQLYFARHDGQAVTVQDFRQAMADANAVDLAQMHNWYVQSGTPHLQVTAEYYPETKTFTLTCKQSQPQTKDFVPLLLPIGFGMLDQHGQPLILEPTFESAAHVELRSNTHAILRMTQLEQKFTFMDVSSPPVPSLLRGFSAPVKLHFEYSNADLALLAAADEDSFVRWEAMQTLLLRTIQSKVSALQSGSELALSNEVLDVAKALLEDEQLDAALVAMTLSLPELGYIGEQYQEVDVDAIYQAHHWLESQLAHGLQSQWLAAYQRCQNNGPYQYDKIQIAQRMLKNVALSYLGALPENQALVASQYQLQQNMTDVLAALRIMLVHQHAAAQDAMQDFYQRWQEDNLVVDKWFALQAQTQNAQAVETLAVLLQHSDFSLKNPNRVRSLLGVFSRLNLVGFHRADGKGYQMVSEQICLLDALNPQIAARLLAPFTHWKRYDVKRQSLMRAALQEILQREGVSKDVYEIASKSLA